The sequence GGAACACCGGCGGGCCGAGCGCGCGGACCCCACACGGAACACCGGCCGGGCTCCAGTACCTTGTACGCGTGCCAGAGCCGTCCCCCACCTCTTCGAAGCGCCGCGGTCGCCTGTTCCGTTTCACCGCGGCCCTGTTGGTCCTGTGCGGTGTCGCCGCGTACCTCGTGGTGCAGTACATCACCGGAGGCGGCGGTGCGCGCGGCTGCGCAGTGGCCTCCGCCGACGGTGACGGGGCGTCCTACGAGTTCACGCCCGAGCAGGCGGAGAACGCGGCCACGATCGCGGCCGTGGGCACCGGGCGCGGGATGCCGGAGCGGGCCGTGACCATCGCGCTGGCGACCGCCCTCCAGGAGTCCGGGCTGCGCAACATCCGGCACGGCGACCGGGATTCACTCGGTCTGTTCCAGCAGCGGCCCTCCCAGGGGTGGGGCAGCGAGCGGCAGATCATGGACCCGGCGTACGCGGCCGGCATCTTCTACGCGCACCTCGCCGAGGTGCCGCACTACACGGATCTGCCGCTGACGGTGGCCGCGCAGCGGGTGCAGCGCAGCGGCTACCCGGAGGCGTACGCCAAGCACGAGCCGGACGCCACGCTGCTGGCGGCGGCCCTGACCGGGCGCGCGCCGGCCACGCTGACCTGTGACGGACGCCCGCAGCACACCGCGCCGCAGACCGG comes from Streptomyces sp. SCL15-4 and encodes:
- a CDS encoding heavy metal transporter, producing MPEPSPTSSKRRGRLFRFTAALLVLCGVAAYLVVQYITGGGGARGCAVASADGDGASYEFTPEQAENAATIAAVGTGRGMPERAVTIALATALQESGLRNIRHGDRDSLGLFQQRPSQGWGSERQIMDPAYAAGIFYAHLAEVPHYTDLPLTVAAQRVQRSGYPEAYAKHEPDATLLAAALTGRAPATLTCDGRPQHTAPQTGPDAVRAALVRDFGRDALQETGAVVGGTPVPSPSPSPSVRATARGRTVTVPVPEGARTDATGRDERARGWQLAHWAVAHSSALRIERVVYAGREWTVGSESDEWRPVAAQGAAGAERSVGAVRIVAAQ